In the genome of Candidatus Binatia bacterium, one region contains:
- a CDS encoding enoyl-CoA hydratase, which produces MSEPVVLIEKSGEIATVTLNRPEALNALSTALRQGLAEAFDELAGDEGTRVVILTGAGRAFCAGVDLKELGQRGTTGYGGKTTAVVELDPVRSMAELPQPVIGAINGFAVTGGFELALACDLLIASTEARFSDTHARVGILPGWGLSQRLCRAIGIYRAKELSLTGNYLEASRAYDWGLVSRVVSPEELLPTCRGLAEDMLSCDPATVRGYKKVIDDGFAATFGDAMEIEQAVSREHARSVRAEDVEDRRRRIQERGRKQSGND; this is translated from the coding sequence ATGTCCGAGCCCGTCGTTCTGATCGAGAAGTCCGGAGAGATCGCAACCGTGACCCTGAATCGCCCCGAGGCGCTGAACGCGCTCTCGACGGCTCTCAGACAAGGCCTCGCCGAAGCCTTCGACGAACTCGCCGGGGATGAAGGCACCCGCGTCGTGATCCTGACCGGAGCCGGGCGTGCGTTCTGCGCCGGAGTGGACCTGAAAGAACTGGGGCAGCGCGGCACGACCGGTTACGGGGGCAAAACGACCGCCGTCGTCGAGCTCGACCCGGTCCGCTCGATGGCCGAGCTGCCGCAGCCGGTGATCGGTGCGATCAACGGCTTTGCCGTAACCGGCGGCTTCGAACTCGCTCTCGCGTGCGATCTCTTGATCGCCTCGACGGAGGCCCGGTTCTCGGACACCCATGCCCGGGTCGGGATCCTCCCCGGCTGGGGCCTCTCCCAGCGACTCTGTCGCGCCATCGGGATCTACCGGGCGAAGGAGTTGTCCCTCACCGGGAACTACCTTGAAGCGAGTCGCGCGTACGACTGGGGGCTCGTGAGCCGTGTGGTCTCCCCCGAGGAACTGCTCCCCACATGCCGCGGGCTCGCCGAGGACATGCTGTCGTGCGACCCGGCGACGGTGCGTGGCTACAAGAAGGTCATCGACGACGGCTTTGCGGCGACGTTCGGCGACGCGATGGAGATCGAACAGGCCGTCTCGCGCGAGCACGCACGCTCGGTGCGCGCCGAGGATGTCGAAGACCGGCGGCGACGCATCCAAGAACGCGGGCGCAAGCAGAGCGGGAATGACTAA